The Actinotalea sp. JY-7876 sequence GCGACTGCCACCTCCTTCGGCGACGCCAGGGCGTTGCGTGACGACGCCGTGCGCCTGCGCCGTCGCGCGGAGGCGGCGGAGGACCTGGCCGCGGTTGCGGCGCGGGCCGACGTCGGCCGCTGGTCGGGCGAGGCGTCCGACGCCTACCTCGAAACCCTCGCCGGCGTGGTGCGTGACCTGCGCCGGGCGGCCGACGACAGCGTGGACGCCGCCACAGTCCTGGACGGCCACGCCGACGTGATCGCGTGGGCGGACGCCCGGCTGGCCTCCGCGGTACCGGCTACGGCGTGGCAGGCGGACGCGCTGCTCGAGGAGGTGCACGACGCCGTCGACCGCTCGGCGGAGCGCGCCGCCTCGGCACTCCAGGCGATCACCGACCGCATCGACCGGCTGCCGCCGTTCTGGAGCGCCGTCATCGGCGCGCACCACCAGTACTACCTCGGGATGGCCGAGGGCACGGTGGCCATGATCGAGGGCTGGTGGCAGTTCAGTGCCGTTCGGTTCATCTCCGACCCTGATGCGGTGATCTCCGACGGCGTCGCCGTGGCGACCGGGCTCTACACCGGACTGCGCGAGGATCCGGAGGCGCTGGTCAAGGCGATGGTCGACTACGACACCTGGCGGACCGAGCCCTTCAGGGCAGCAGGGCGGCTGGTACCCGACCTCATCATCGTTGGGGCGACAGCGGGAGGCGGAGCTGCCGCCTCTGCCGGACTTCGGGGCAGCCGCTTCTTGAGGACCGTCGCTGGTGAGCGTGATTCGCCGACGGCGCAGGGGCCCTCGGCATCCCGAGAACCTGGCCACGGCGACCATCCCGAAGAAGAGGCACTCGACGTGGAACCACGATCGATGCCAACCTTCGACGAGTTCCTGCGCGATCCCGAGGCCTTGCGCGGAGCGGCGTGGGAGGACGTGAGGCAGCTCGTTCCGGAGACGTGGAACGAGCTGCCACTGAAGAAGGGGGAGGGCGTCCGATTCCTCAATCCGGAGAGGCTCGGCGAGGCGGTCATGCTTGAGCGAGGTGTGCCCGACGCTAGCGACCTCCTGCACTTCGGTCCCTACCTGCGGGTCAGTCGAGACGGAGAGACGATTCGCGTTCCCCTTGCTGGCAACCCGGATCTTGAGCAATGACGCTCGACGAGGTGTGCCGCATCGTCCTCTTCCAGGCGATTGAAGAGGACGCGAGCCTCTGGCAGATCCTGTGGGAGCTCAATCACAAGTTCCCCGACGCCGTGCCGCAGCGGCGACGCCTGATGGCGGCACGGGTGGTCAGCGCGCTTGCACACGAGGGCCTCATCACGATCGCCTGGAGCACGTGGGACGCGCAAGATCGGCGCCTGGTCCCCGACGAGGAGATTGACGCTGTGGTCGCGGACGACCGGTTCTGGCGGCCGGCTGGTCCAGGTGACGTGGGGCTCGCTATCAACATCACGGAAGTTGGCGAGGCTCACTACTTCGGCCCGAGCCGCGGAGCGTGGGTCTTCGAGGCGGGCACGTGACCCTCCGACGCGGCTGGGCGGCTGGCGGTGATGCTTCCCTCCCCAGGCGCGCGCGTGCGGTCGGTGTCGAGTCCGCAGTGAACGGACGCGACGCTGCTGTTTCGGCCCGCGCCAAACCCGGGCGCCCAGATGCCGGCCCGCGGGATCGCGCCGTCGCAGAGCGCTTAGCCCAGCAGCTCCGAGACGCCATGGAGGGCCGATGAGGAATCACCCGAGCACTGTCGCCATGATCGGAGCGCTGGTGTACGAGCACGGCAGCCTCGAGCCGATACTCGCGGAAAACCTCGAGGAGATGGACGGTGTCATCCTTCCCCATCTGATCCTCTCGGATGTCGTCCGGTGGACGGTGGCGCACGTACGCGACGAGCCCACGACGTGCCGCGGGATCTGGGAATGGCTGGGCCGCGCCTACCTGTCGGGCACCGAACCCGTCAGGAACCTCATCTGGGTCAGCGGTGTGGAGATGCTCCCCGACCCGCAGGACCCCGGGGGCGCGGAGCTGCGCGGCTATCTGAGCCCGGAGCTCCGCGAGATCGACTACGAGTACCACCCGAGCCTCCGGCCATGAGTGGTGTGGACGTGTGGTTCGACAGCTCGCGCCCGCTCGGCCGGGCCCTGACGGGTGCCAGCGCCGCCCGCCGGATGCCTCACGCCGCGCACCGCGGGCGGCATACGACTCGCGTTGGAGCAGGTCGACGAGCCGACATCGGCGCGCTGGCGTCGCCGTGACGCTCCCGAGTCCGGAGAACCCCCAGAACGCGCCGATCTGGGACAACTACGTCGTCGCCCAGGTGGCGCAGGCCTCGCTGGGGGCGATCCCGCGGCACGCGCTCGCGGTCGGTGTCGAGATCGCAGGGAAGGACGTGACGCTGCGGTTCCAGCTCGCTCGCGAGACCCCGGACGACGACGAAGACATCGAAGACATCAAGGATGCGTTCTGGGTGCTGGTGGGGAACGACGTCAACATCGGCGTGCGCACGGACGTCATGTCGGCTCCCGAACTCGAGGTGCGTAGGGGCGTGCGCTGGATCTACCGCGCCCGGCTCGACGACTGAGCGCTGTGATGACTCACGAGGTGAACGACCTGTCGCTCGAGGAGCTTGAAGGCGACCGGTGGGGCGAGCCACCGCCGGGATCGACGTTCCTCATCACCCGCGTGACGCAGCTGCGGCGGGTCCCTGTCGGCTCCCTCGACACCGAGGGCCTCAGGATCATGATCGGTCAGGGTGTCGGTCTACCCGTTCTGATCCCGCGCGCTCTCGCGGTACTACGCCGGGATCCGCTCGCCCACGGCGACTTCTATCCGGGGGACCTCCTGGCCGCCGTCGTGCGCAAGTACGACGACTGGAAGTCGACCGTTGACGACCCCGAAGGCGAGCTGCGTCGCATCGTCCACGCGATCGACGGCGAGGACGCCGACGTCATGCCGGACCTCCTCGCGGAGCTGGCACCCTTCATCGCCGACCCGGACTGACCTCAGCTCCGTTCCGGCGCCCGCCCGAGGTGCTCCTCGGCGGGAAACCGACGTCGTGCCTGCGTGTGCTTCTCCCGTGCCGCCGCCATGAGGTCGATGCCGAGCACGTCGGCGAGCCGCACGAGGTAGAGCAGCACGTCGGAGATCTCCTCGCCGGCCCGCGCCCGTCGCCGCGGGTCGTCGCGCACGGCGAGTGCCTCGTCCGTCGGGAGCCACTGGAACAGCTCCGCGAGCTCGCCGACCTCGCCGACGATCGCGAGGACGAGCGACTTCGGGTCGTGGAACTGCGTCCAGTCGCGCTGCTCGGAGAACTCGCGCATCAGGCGGCTCAGCTCGGTCAGCTGCGGTTCGCGTCCGTCGTCGTCCGTCGTGTGCACGCAGTGACGGTGCCACAACCCCCCGCGGCGCGCCCCGGTCAGGGCGCAAGGATCCGCGTCAGGTCCTCGGCCCGACGCGCGTGTGACGCCACGCGTCCGGGTGACCTGACAAGACCTGCGGGGTGGGTCCGTCTAGTCTGCGTGCAATCGAGAGGGGGGCACACGTGCCGGAGGAGTTCGCGGTCGAGACGCCAGCGCTGCGCCAGCTCGCTGGGAAGCTGTCGGCGGAGGGGTGGGACGCACAGGCGTGCGGCCCGGCCTGGACCTACGCCTGGAACCACCTGACGCTGGACACGATGCCTGGCGCTCTGCTGTACAACCAGGCCGTCGGGTCGATGAACGAGACGCGCGACGGCGTCGTGCAGATGCTCGAGGCGCTCGGGCTCTCGCTCAACGGGTCCGCGACGGAGCTGATGGCGACGGCTGCGGCCTACGACGCGACCGACGACGCGACCGACGCGCGCCTCGACTCCCTGTACAGCGGCGGCCAACCCCAGGCGTCGCGGGAGTCGATGTCGATGCCCGTGTGCGTCGCGACCTCGACGTCCGCGCTGCGCGAGCCGGTGAGCGACCCAGGGACGACCCTGATGGAGCGGATCTTCACGGCCGACTGGCTGAGCCCGACGTCGCTCGTCATGGAGGTCCTCGACGCGATCTTCGGGTACGACCCGTTCAAGGAGGCGCAGAAGTCCTTCGCCGGCGACTGGAACGCGATGTACGCGGCCGGGTCGGCGTCTCAGAATCTCGGCCAGTACATGACGCTCGTCGGCCTCACGGTGGATGCCGAGACTGCCGTGTGCATGCAGCGGTGGTACGGCGACGCCGCGCTGGCGGCGGCGGCGCACTTCGGTGAGGTCGCGGCGCAGTGCGAGCAGATCGCCCAGGCGCTGCGCGACTTCAAGGGTCAGGCCGACGGGCTCGCCATGGCCATGGAGACGCAGGCCGAGCTGCTCGCCGGGATCCTCGCGTCGATCATGGACATCGCGCTCGCGGGTGCCATCGCGTACGGGTTCGCCGCGCTGACCTCGTGGACGGGCATCGGCGGCATCGTCGGCTTCCTCGCCGGCAGCGCGGCGATCGCCCGGGCGGTGTGGCTGGCCGGCGAGGCCCTCGCGGTCATCAACGAGGCACGGACGTACCTGGACGTGTTCGTGGCCGGGGCCGGCGTGCTCCAGGCGCTGACCATGACGTCGCCGACCTTCAAGCTGCCGGCGGCGTACGACAACGGGAGGGTCTGAGCGTGTCCGAGACCGAGCTGGGCCCGCAGGGCGGCGACCAGGAGCGGGAGCCGCGCCTCTTCGCGACGATCCCGACGAACGACCCCCTGCACCGGGCGGCGCGCGACGGGCTCGAGGAGCTGCGGCGCTCGGGGCCGCCGCAGTTGCGGGACCTGGCCGCAGCCGTGCTCGACGGGCGCATGGACATCCGCTCGTTCGCGTCGTCGTCGGCGTTCGCGCCCGTGCTCGCTGCGGCCGCGGAGCGCTCGCGGGCGGAGGCGGCGGCGATGACTCCGGAGCAGCGCGAGCAGCAGCTGGACGCGCTGCGGCGCGAGGCGCTCGCGCGGTTCCGACAGGAGCAGCAGTGAGCCGACGGCCTCCGCCGGTCCGGTTGCTTTGCCTGCTCGTGGTGACGACGACGATGCTCGTGGGCTGCACGAGCGGTGACGGCTCGCAGGGGCGGTTCGAGGACGGCTCCGCGGCGTTCACCGTCACCTACACCCCCGAGCCCGACGGCGAGCCGGTCTCGGTCGAGGTCACGATGGACGGCACGGACTGCTACGTCGATATCGCCGGCACGCACTTCGGCGAGGACGTCGACAACGCTGCTCGGGCCGCGCACCTCGAGGAGGTCGCCAAGGACGTCTCCGCGCCGCTCGGCTACTACGCAGGGGCCGTCTCGGGGCTCGCCGGGGACGAGCCGCGGCTGTCGGTGGTGCTGCCCGACGGCGGCGTCTTCGTCGCCCGTGAGCCGCTCGAGATGTCCGACGGCGGTTTCGAGGTCGCCGACCTGCCGGGCCGCGTGTCCGAGAACGCGCGCAGGACGGCGACGACCGACGTCGAAGCGACGGTCACCGGTGAGTTCGTGTGCGGGTCGACGGAGACGTTCGGGCGCTGATCCCCGGAGCTCGAGCCGGCGCCAGGCGTCCGGCTACGGCATTCCGCCGTCGTCGTTCGGCGTCGATCCCTTGATGACGCCCGGCTCGCCGCTCGCGGCGACGCCAGCGCGGATCGACGGCTGGCCCGGCGCGGCACCGGGGCTCTCGCTCGCGGCCGACGTCGGCGCCGCCTCGCGGTAGGTCCTGGACATCACCCGGTAGATGGGCGACCGGAACGCGAGCAGGCCTGCCACCACCATGAGCAGCCCGCCGAGGAGGAACACGAGCGCGATGCCGCGCGCGTCGCCGTCGCCGAGCAGGGGCCGGAGTGCCGCGCTGCCGGCGTCCGAGCGGGCGTACGGGATGATCCAGAACTCGGCGAGCGGCGCGATGAGGAACGCGGTGATCGGGGTCGCCGCCGACTCGAACGTCATCGCGACGCCGAAGACGCGGCCCTGCCGTTCGAGCGGGACCACCCGCTGGATGACCGTCTGCTCGGCGGCCTCCACGACCGGGATCAGGCACATGTAGAGCCACATGCCTACGGCGTAGAGCACCCACCACTCGCGGATCGTGAACGTCGCGCCCAGCGCTCCCATGCCGACGACGACGAGCAGCATCGTCCGCATGGGGTTCGGGCCCAGCCCGAACTTGGCGACCGCCCCGCCACCGACGATGAATCCCGTCGCGCTGACGGCCAGCACGATCCCCCACACCTCGACGGAGAACAGCTCGAGTCCGTAGGGGTCCATCAGTGCGATGTAGAGACCCCCGATGAGGTTGTTGAACGTCGCGAAGGTGATGAGCGAGAAGAGCCCGGGCGCCGAGCGGATGACGGCGATCGAGCCGGAGAGGTCGACGGCGGCGCGCGCACCGGACGTCGGCGCCGCGGCGACCCGGTCCTCGGGGAAGCGGATGGTGACGAGGTGCACGAGCGTCGCGGCCATGAGGCCGAGCGCGATCGCGAGCGTCCACCCCATCCCGAGCAGCCCGACCGACAGGCCGCTGAACACGCTCGTGACCATGAACCCGACGCCCTGGACGGTGCCCACGAGCCCGTTGGCGTTCGCGCGGCGCTTGTCCGGCACGAGGATCGTCACGGTCGTCGAGAGCGCGATGTTGCGCATCTGCTCCACGACGGCGCCCGCGAGGATGATCACGGTGAAGGCCCAGAACCACGGCCCGCCGAGGTCGAGCAGCGCCGCCTCCGGCAGCAGCCAGAACATCGCGCCGGCGACCCCGAACGCGAGCAGCGTCATCGCGCTCGAGGCCTGCATGACGCGCAGCTTGCGGTGGTGGTCGACGATCGTCCCGAAGACGATGCTGCTCAGCGCGACGAAGAGCATGTACGCGCCGCCGACGACGCCCGTGGCCAGCACGGAGCGCGTGCCCAGGTAGACCCAGAACGTCAGCGCGAACCAGAGGAAGCTCGTGGTGACGTTCGCGACGGCGGTGTTGACGAGGATGTGGCCGAACGTGCGCATGGCGGTGCTGGCGGCGGGATGGTCGCTGTCGGCAGTCACGGGGGCGGTCCTCTCAGCGGGCGGGTGAGCGCTCATCGACGACAGACCGCTGGTGCGCCGCGGATTCATCGGGCGCGGAGCACTGCCTGCGCGTCGTCCACCGGTGTACCGCCGCCTGCCCGTTAGTGTCCGAGGCGATCAGCGGTACCGACGGACTTCCGCGCCTCATGGCCGGACATGCCCCCTCCGCACGAACTTCGTGCTGCGCAGGGGTCGTCGGTGCAACCCATCAGGTGGAGCGGTCGTGCGCTCGCGGTCATGTGCGACGGCGACGCGACCGAGGTCGAGCGCCAGCTCGCCGAGCATTTCGTCATGAGCGGTCTCGGCCTCCCCGGCCCGGGAGAGCGGCGCTCCTGGCGCAACAGCCTGCCAGCGCTGGCACGTGACCTCGCCGACGCCGGCCTCGGCGGGGTCGAGGTGCTTCCCGAGCGGCGCCTCCCGCTCAGTTCCAAACGGGCCGACGTCGTCTTGGCCGGCGTGCACCCCCGCACCGGACGCGACTCGTACGTCGTCGTCGAGCTCAAGCAGTGGGGCCGCGCCTCGCGCTGGGAGGCGAGCGACACCCTGGTCGACGTCGACGGTGCCCCCTACCGCCCGTCCCTGCACCCGTCCGCCCAGGTCGCCGGATACGCGCAGTATCTGCGCGACTTCGTCGTGGTGCTCGCCGAGCGGCCCGAGGCGATGGACGGCGTGGCGTACCTGCACAACGCGACCGACGCCGCCGTCGCGGACCTTCGCGGCATGCCGGCGGCCAGCGAGGCGCGCCTGTTCACGGGCCAGCGTCGGGCGGACTTCATCGACTACCTGCGCAGTCGCCTCGCACCCGAGCCGGGCGCGGCCGCTGCGGACCGGTTCCTCGGCTCGGCGATCCGGCCGTCGAAACAGCTCCTGGCGGTCGCCGCGAAGGAGATCCGCGAGCGCGAGCAGTTCGTGCTGCTCGACGAGCAGCGTGTCGCGTACGAGCTCGTTCTCGCCGCCGTCGAGGAGGCGCGCTCGTCGAACCATAAGACGGCCATCGTCATCGCCGGAGGACCGGGGAGCGGCAAGAGCGTCATCGCGCTGTCGCTGCTCGGCGAGCTCGCGCGGCAGGGCAGGTCGGTGCTGCACGCGACCGGCTCGCAGTCGTTCACGACGACCCTGCGGCAGGTTGCGGGCAAGGGGTCCACGCAGGTCAAGAGCCTGTTCAAGTACTTCAACAGCTTCATGGACGCCGAGACCAACGGGCTCGACGTGCTCATCCTCGACGAGGCGCACCGGCTCCGGGAGAAGTCCGTGAACCGCTGGACGGCGAAGTCGCTACGCGAGAACGCACGCCCGCAGGTGGAGGAGCTGCTCGACGCCGCCCGGGTGCCCGTGTTCCTCC is a genomic window containing:
- a CDS encoding MFS transporter; the encoded protein is MSAHPPAERTAPVTADSDHPAASTAMRTFGHILVNTAVANVTTSFLWFALTFWVYLGTRSVLATGVVGGAYMLFVALSSIVFGTIVDHHRKLRVMQASSAMTLLAFGVAGAMFWLLPEAALLDLGGPWFWAFTVIILAGAVVEQMRNIALSTTVTILVPDKRRANANGLVGTVQGVGFMVTSVFSGLSVGLLGMGWTLAIALGLMAATLVHLVTIRFPEDRVAAAPTSGARAAVDLSGSIAVIRSAPGLFSLITFATFNNLIGGLYIALMDPYGLELFSVEVWGIVLAVSATGFIVGGGAVAKFGLGPNPMRTMLLVVVGMGALGATFTIREWWVLYAVGMWLYMCLIPVVEAAEQTVIQRVVPLERQGRVFGVAMTFESAATPITAFLIAPLAEFWIIPYARSDAGSAALRPLLGDGDARGIALVFLLGGLLMVVAGLLAFRSPIYRVMSRTYREAAPTSAASESPGAAPGQPSIRAGVAASGEPGVIKGSTPNDDGGMP
- a CDS encoding nucleotide pyrophosphohydrolase, with product MHTTDDDGREPQLTELSRLMREFSEQRDWTQFHDPKSLVLAIVGEVGELAELFQWLPTDEALAVRDDPRRRARAGEEISDVLLYLVRLADVLGIDLMAAAREKHTQARRRFPAEEHLGRAPERS
- a CDS encoding DUF2075 domain-containing protein, with the translated sequence MCDGDATEVERQLAEHFVMSGLGLPGPGERRSWRNSLPALARDLADAGLGGVEVLPERRLPLSSKRADVVLAGVHPRTGRDSYVVVELKQWGRASRWEASDTLVDVDGAPYRPSLHPSAQVAGYAQYLRDFVVVLAERPEAMDGVAYLHNATDAAVADLRGMPAASEARLFTGQRRADFIDYLRSRLAPEPGAAAADRFLGSAIRPSKQLLAVAAKEIREREQFVLLDEQRVAYELVLAAVEEARSSNHKTAIVIAGGPGSGKSVIALSLLGELARQGRSVLHATGSQSFTTTLRQVAGKGSTQVKSLFKYFNSFMDAETNGLDVLILDEAHRLREKSVNRWTAKSLRENARPQVEELLDAARVPVFLLDQHQVVRPGEMGSVAEIEHHARTKGLTVRHVDLNAQYRAGGSDAYLDWVLRLLGLREGGPIPWSDEASFSVDVVDSPVELEGRLAAKRDEGYGARMTAGYCWPWSNPRNDGSLVPDVRIGDWSRPWNLKSDRSVGGAPPSPLWATDPAGFWQVGCVYTAQGFEYDWNGVILGNDLVWREDRWVAQREFNKDPDFRNRKVVDDATFDRLVRHVYKVLLTRGMVGALLYSTDEETRAMLRRVVNAG
- a CDS encoding putative T7SS-secreted protein gives rise to the protein MSATATSFGDARALRDDAVRLRRRAEAAEDLAAVAARADVGRWSGEASDAYLETLAGVVRDLRRAADDSVDAATVLDGHADVIAWADARLASAVPATAWQADALLEEVHDAVDRSAERAASALQAITDRIDRLPPFWSAVIGAHHQYYLGMAEGTVAMIEGWWQFSAVRFISDPDAVISDGVAVATGLYTGLREDPEALVKAMVDYDTWRTEPFRAAGRLVPDLIIVGATAGGGAAASAGLRGSRFLRTVAGERDSPTAQGPSASREPGHGDHPEEEALDVEPRSMPTFDEFLRDPEALRGAAWEDVRQLVPETWNELPLKKGEGVRFLNPERLGEAVMLERGVPDASDLLHFGPYLRVSRDGETIRVPLAGNPDLEQ
- a CDS encoding contact-dependent growth inhibition system immunity protein, whose protein sequence is MTHEVNDLSLEELEGDRWGEPPPGSTFLITRVTQLRRVPVGSLDTEGLRIMIGQGVGLPVLIPRALAVLRRDPLAHGDFYPGDLLAAVVRKYDDWKSTVDDPEGELRRIVHAIDGEDADVMPDLLAELAPFIADPD